From Arachis stenosperma cultivar V10309 chromosome 2, arast.V10309.gnm1.PFL2, whole genome shotgun sequence, one genomic window encodes:
- the LOC130961292 gene encoding potassium transporter 5-like, with protein MASEEQNHATHQDSDHHGDGIIGKNKILRRHDSLDMESRIFSNSSAHSKGPSMSMIMHLAFQSIGIVYGDIGTSPLYVYSSTFTDGIKHNDDILGVLSIILYTITLIPLIKYVLIVLKANDNGDGGTFALYSLICRYAKVSLTPNQQIEDAEVSNYQLDLPENSTTKRASMVKSKLENSYFAKLFLLLVTMLGTSMVIGDGVLTPCISVLSAVGGLKEATSKITNERVVGISIGILICLFMVQRFGTDKVGYSFAPIICVWFLFIGGIGVYNFIKYDPIVIKALNPAYIVYYFRRNKKDAWISLGGIVLAITGTEALFADVGHFTVRSIQISMCSVTYPALILAYTGQASFLRKHNDLVSDTFYKSIPHKLYWPMFVVAVAAAIIASQAMISGTFSIIQQSLALGCFPRVKVVHTSAKYEGQVYVPEINFILMIACVAVTAGFKTTTKIGNAYGIAVVFVMTLTSALLVLVMIMIWKTNLLLIISYVLIIGSVELLYLSSVLYKFKDGGYLPLAFALFLMSIMYIWNDVYRKKYYYELDHKISPQRLKEIIANEKRLHRIPGFAIFYSELVQGIPPIFKHYVSNIPALHSIVVFISIKSLPISKISMEERFIFRRVEHDELKIFRCVVRYGYTDVRDEKEPLEDLLVRRLKSFVGEPRVLDSSQKVEEERMSDGGGEETIIVEEIEKGLEAGIVHLIGESEVVASKGSGIGKKILINYAYNFLKKNLKQGDKVFDIPHERKVKVGMTYEL; from the exons ATGGCTTCAGAAGAGCAAAACCATGCTACTCATCAGGATTCTGATCATCATGGTGATGGCATCATTGGAAAGAATAAGATATTAAGAAGACATGACTCTCTAGACATGGAATCTCGCATCTTCTCAAATTCTTCTGCTCACTCTAAA GGGCCATCGATGTCCATGATTATGCACCTAGCGTTTCAAAGCATAGGAATTGTGTATGGAGACATAGGAACATCACCATTGTATGTTTATTCAAGCACTTTCACTGATGGCATAAAGCACAATGATGATATTTTGGGTGTTCTTTCTATCATCCTTTACACTATTACCCTCATTCCTCTTATCAAATATGTCCTCATTGTCTTAAAGGCAAACGACAATGGCGATG gagGGACTTTTGCTTTGTACTCTCTAATATGCCGCTATGCCAAAGTAAGTCTTACTCCAAATCAACAAATTGAAGATGCAGAAGTTTCTAATTATCAGTTAGATTTGCCTGAGAATAGCACCACAAAGAGAGCTTCAATGGTTAAGTCAAAACTTGAGAACAGTTACTTTGCAAAGCTCTTCTTGTTGCTAGTCACCATGCTTGGTACCTCCATGGTCATTGGGGATGGTGTACTCACTCCTTGCATCTCTG TTTTATCTGCTGTGGGAGGGCTCAAGGAAGCTACTTCAAAAATAACTAACG AGCGGGTTGTTGGGATATCGATAGGAATCTTGATATGCCTATTCATGGTTCAAAGGTTTGGAACAGATAAAGTTGGGTACAGTTTTGCCCCCATTATATGTGTTTGGTTTTTGTTCATTGGAGGAATCGGTGTTTACAATTTCATCAAGTATGATCCCATTGTTATCAAAGCACTAAATCCAGCATACATTGTATACTACTTTCGGAGGaacaagaaggatgcttggatTTCTCTTGGTGGCATCGTTCTAGCAATAACAG GAACTGAAGCACTATTTGCGGATGTTGGACATTTCACAGTGAGATCTATACAAATAAGCATGTGCTCTGTGACATATCCTGCTCTCATTCTGGCCTATACTGGACAAGCTTCATTCCTTCGCAAACACAATGATCTTGTTTCTGATACTTTCTACAAGTCCATACCAC ATAAACTATACTGGCCAATGTTTGTTGTTGCTGTGGCAGCAGCAATCATAGCATCTCAAGCGATGATCTCAGGAACATTCTCAATCATACAACAATCCTTAGCACTTGGATGTTTTCCTCGTGTCAAAGTTGTACATACATCAGCCAAGTATGAAGGACAAGTTTACGTTCCCGAAATCAATTTCATACTCATGATTGCCTGTGTTGCCGTCACTGCTGGATTCAAAACCACCACCAAAATTGGCAATGCTTATG GAATAGCAGTGGTTTTTGTAATGACACTAACTTCAGCATTGCTTGTTCTAGTCATGATCATGATATGGAAGACTAACCTGCTATTAATCATAAgctatgttcttattattggttctGTGGAGCTTCTATACTTAAGCTCAGTGCTATACAAATTCAAGGATGGAGGGTATCTTCCACTAGCATTTGCATTGTTCCTAATGTCCATAATGTACATTTGGAATGATGTGTATAGAAAAAAGTACTATTATGAGTTGGATCATAAGATTTCTCCTCAAAGGCTTAAGGAAATTATTGCTAATGAAAAAAGGTTGCATAGAATCCCTGGATTTGCCATCTTTTATTCGGAGCTTGTTCAAGGAATTCCACCAATTTTCAAGCATTATGTGTCGAATATTCCGGCCTTGCATTCTATTGTGGTGTTTATCTCGATCAAATCGTTACCAATTAGCAAGATTTCAATGGAGGAGAGGTTCATTTTTCGCCGTGTCGAACACGACGAACTTAAGATATTTAGATGCGTTGTGAGATATGGATATACGGATGTCCGTGACGAGAAAGAGCCGTTAGAGGATTTGTTAGTTAGAAGGTTGAAGTCATTTGTTGGGGAACCTAGGGTTCTTGATTCATCTCAAAAGGTTGAAGAGGAGAGAAtgagtgatggtggtggtgaaGAGACTATTATTGTTGAGGAAATTGAGAAAGGATTGGAAGCTGGAATTGTTCATTTGATTGGTGAGAGTGAAGTTGTTGCAAGCAAAGGAAGTGGCATTGGGAAGAAGATTTTGATAAATTATGCTTacaatttcttgaaaaagaactTGAAGCAAGGTGACAAAGTGTTTGATATTCCTCATGAGCGTAAGGTTAAAGTGGGAATGACATATGAACTTTAA